In one window of Hyla sarda isolate aHylSar1 chromosome 1, aHylSar1.hap1, whole genome shotgun sequence DNA:
- the EREG gene encoding proepiregulin: MSYWRRISSALVFLYLHILQIVWCQTTVAPCKSGENCTTALMHTTVSPEVAVVRIVECAADIGKYCVNGQCLYLLDEDEHYCRCEHGYMGLRCADSDIVKKQPMTEEYLALIIFLTALLLLAVALIVFFAYKWYALKKSSQPNQKYKEVSTQNI; the protein is encoded by the exons ATGAGTTACTGGAGGAGGATTTCCAGTGCACTAGTTTTCTTAT ATCTTCACATTCTACAGATCGTGTGGTGTCAGACAACAGTTGCTCCGTGCAAATCTGGAGAGAACTGTACAACTGCTCTAA tgcACACAACTGTAAGTCCAGAAGTGGCAGTCGTTAGAATAGTAGAGTGTGCGGCAGACATAGGAAAATACTGTGTAAACGGTCAATGTTTGTACCTGTTAGACGAAGATGAACACTACTGCAG GTGTGAACATGGTTATATGGGCCTTCGCTGTGCTGACTCAGATATTGTAAAAAAACAACCAATGACTGAGGAATACTTGGCGCTCATTATATTTTTAACAGCACTGTTGCTTCTAGCGGTTGCACTAATAGTATTTTTTGCATATAAATG GTATGCACTTAAGAAATCAAGCCAGCCCAACCAAAAATACAAAGAAGTTAGTACGCAAAACATATAG